One Trichoplusia ni isolate ovarian cell line Hi5 chromosome 6, tn1, whole genome shotgun sequence DNA segment encodes these proteins:
- the LOC113495265 gene encoding uncharacterized protein LOC113495265 isoform X4, producing MSATSEYEPAARQDYGPATSSENVYQHVLDHKLTDMNVPSVRTPVLRAVPFSPTEGDPEPDSTNPESIIQSVHKVEKEVEYHIADKHCDTDMSVDSLSGIVRLEEAIDNVGRIAYPILQETEDSNDANYVENSTTLIQAPLNTAIVQNVTKLPQNFTINVDAAVGNITSIQNVQDVSGNQTLWLPTILATSAATNDTKTDDDRTQAGVSQIIITSESYVNDTNQSGRRANIVTETNFISRPKTSKVQILSNISIPKNPSYNQQYITGKEMAPVYGTQNHVYKLSNSVLCTKPQKNQSLIGCSTLSPNVVNNSPIKNVPYNHTFTKSTNLNKTLNKVNNGANLNAMVAASSGNTQCHILSRVVSGPNKMSVHSGRKSVNTFKGSKNSGQVSSQKNQSRPIKIIQQTGSANKSEAKSWPVASVTYKSQQPSYGVVDSNASKIIQKVGSPTHKNQSMSLSKFPPKTERLVLQSPCGPVLISTAPISTSLPKGPHYVQSGSTPNLRYVQTYGPADNPISTVSQVSANQQLTAQILQSLSQPKLMLQPSPTSVNHNIPTLPPTPEEPVEIKPINQKRIVVGDKTTLLTEDDIIGMEERPNLSEELRRYSFQPLAFVMLDHTYAQPAQKQPSATPPSTPVSTGPPPAIISPTLTTSPMSPLKRNSPVIMSTASYDMPSTVPTSVIGTPIPVSSIQMPTMTYKPQPPPPPDDDAASVISSVDGDRKANRGGSDTETAPEGEEEGKTRCICDFTHDDGYMICCDRCGEWQHVDCMGIDRQNIPDAYMCELCLPRAIDRRHARAIQLRKREELSALGASDTDSSESSKPPGQRRKRLLTVTTYTNTSGSCVTTYNSNVPVLPPLPQPSLTLPKRGPKRPKKTEVIRKGSKRKLSEKRVKRKKEMLLNRSKYSSGLTNQSHFQDSYELAVTNHYSPELRAKIMKYSSRLGNTPNMAYAMSAHLCTTVPHAGGKILIATKDLKENTPVIELRGKYMLSNQHRPQLQNSARAGSQKPGPFVFFYRLPKDNTQICIDTRTYGNEARFVRRSCKPNAELQHCIVKGTLHVYLVTIGVIQSNTEITVGHDADGSKQPCACGNPKHCKVNGLNTLASRKSVDYPPREKRSRNRCFSSSSPVSPPHAPAVTTPVKEFTPQIVPVKSEKKSPQQIKHEYPPMSPVKTAVMALNFDEPPKPEPIEDLKPEIDLIAKEEMKPEDIDEPDFYKEEPVEEKFEGPVEEFKKEPPPIVEEPPKPVPKIEEIALKLENETFSDDEKPEKEKEEEKKPKVEEPKLEEDRPLTREFMAKSACHDRSSRSSRTTCVNHDSLDDKTDDSQDKIQTNSKEKEKRKMTREERKMEAIMKAFERMEKAEQRKQEVKERQKRRESDPHPNANDKDDDEEVHNTSKKRKKRKGRARTTSQSNRRRLNSADSDMVTSGDEAPAAPLSPPRRASALPLRRDSALPPPSEQHERNNDTVNEELGLSSACLLVEAAVGSVESAFKLPKTKKTMATEWIGRSPERTPSPYRSPYRPALVTAPSLESLVRVASTIIGDLSAGHDLDHEEDTRLSPPRTPGRDRNKPPKKAKRITRSTPPTEVTEVVAPVIPQHSAKKRWLRQAISEESDSPSAGWYSNVFVSESPPNEMVTPLKKRRLARESLSCEQNTIVPCNDETSPILTSEDSPVKDDVQALTRQYKVRNIMDSIYGRDRTRSDSGQGSDDQCNMDNEMLNMNIKGPHDSENIRRIIGVPTPEDEMPPEITKPEDIKTNNNNVELDESNYNKVVPMEIDTTIPAQPKIQESIDASIDVKGIESPNDKLNSCQSADTSGNSSPQRDEMDDIQKKIHSFHTENIQILKSRNKKPKEKRKKVNLNFDLNMVDDQISIQLRTENDSNSKSIEINGDIHDEMSNSVHDDVKLHVSPENIPLPPVESIPLPAPENIPLPEEPSPMPVIPPPETIPLPEEPMKPVKAIRPATPVESPEKVDKPFSIDRPSVLENSTLPFSSRFSSTGLFSGIFSNMSQSFNMDSSINENVPNMSIIKSAIDRTTSLDSSLFDKDSITRADELKNVQEILTRVNNMDSNNSVILSGVLNSSNKASLLAPSPKPLGKPYCPRNNDPRLNPPPVEKPKPVRRKLSITEYRKRHKGGCVEEGGGGSSSEAGEAGSGGEAGEAAPEWSSESSGAASLSPQRLDAAAQAAADELEQRLHRELAADHMPKGVFDAQPTASERQRENLSSRLRREFGLALPDDEEARPPTENTGMSTWRHNGAVVGHSSNSLGQNDVFDIRIGHTSDRHYAHASHAGEPSNYPEDPWGQHYKSLEQMENSVDNQWNNNMYSTAYGYKTGVKGLKWGRRGV from the exons ATGTCAGCTACATCAGAATACGAACCAGCGGCCCGGCAA gaTTACGGGCCGGCCACCTCCAGTGAAAATGTCTATCAACATGTATTGGATCACAAATTAACAGATATGAATGTACCTAGTGTGAGAACTCCTGTATTGAGGGCTGTGCCCTTTTCTCCCACTGAAGGTGATCCTGAACCTGATTCCACAAATCCTGAAAGTATCATTCAATCTGTGCACAAAGTAGAGAAAGAAGTTGAATATCACATTGCCGACAAACATTGTGATACAGATATGTCCGTGGACTCCCTTTCAGGCATAGTGAGGCTTGAAGAGGCCATTGATAATGTAGGACGCATAGCGTATCCCATATTACAAGAAACAGAAGATTCAAATGATGCTAATTATGTAGAAAACTCCACAACCCTTATTCAAGCTCCACTTAATACGGCAATTGTTCAAAATGTCACAAAATTGCCTCAGAACTTTACAATTAATGTTGATGCAGCAGTTGGAAACATTACATCTATTCAGAATGTACAAGATGTGTCAGGAAACCAGACTTTGTGGCTACCCACAATACTCGCAACCAGTGCTGCTACAAATGACACAAAAACTGATGATGATAGAACACAAGCTGGCGTGTCACAAATCATTATCACCAGCGAAAGTTATGTAAATGACACAAATCAAAGCGGAAGAAGAGCAAACATTGTTACAGAGACTAACTTTATTAGCCGACCCAAGACATCCAAAGTTCAAATTTTAAGTAACATATCTATTCCGAAGAATCCCAGCTACAATCAACAATATATCACTGGTAAAGAGATGGCACCAGTATATGGCACACAGAATCATGTATACAAGCTAAGCAACTCAGTTCTATGTACTAAACCTCAGAAGAATCAATCACTGATTGGCTGCTCCACCTTGTCACCTAATGTTGTCAACAATAGCCCAATCAAGAATGTGCCCTACAatcatacatttacaaaaagcacaaacttaaataaaactttgaataagGTAAACAATGGTGCTAATTTAAATGCTATGGTTGCTGCCTCCTCTGGCAACACTCAATGCCATATTTTATCTCGTGTTGTCTCTGGACCCAACAAGATGTCTGTACACTCGGGAAGAAAATCTGTCAATACATTCAAGGGGTCTAAAAACTCTGGTCAAGTCTCAAGTCAGAAGAATCAGTCGAggccaataaaaataatacaacagaCTGGGTCAGCTAACAAATCTGAAGCAAAGTCTTGGCCTGTTGCCAGTGTTACATATAAAAGTCAGCAGCCAAGTTATGGAGTTGTTGACTCCAATGCATCAAAAATTATACAGAAAGTTGGTAGCCCAACACATAAGAACCAGTCAATGTCTTTGTCAAAATTCCCTCCTAAAACAGAACGTTTAGTTTTACAGTCACCTTGTGGGCCTGTTTTGATTTCAACTGCTCCAATAAGTACGAGTTTACCCAAGGGTCCACATTATGTGCAATCTGGGTCTACCCCTAATTTACGATATGTTCAAACATACGGTCCCGCAGATAATCCGATTTCCACAGTATCTCAAGTATCAGCTAACCAGCAACTTACTGCACAAATATTGCAGTCATTATCACAGCCCAAGTTGATGTTACAACCAAGTCCGACATCTGTAAATCATAATATACCTACTCTACCTCCAACTCCTGAGGAACCAGTAGAGATAAAACCTATTAATCAAAAAAGGATTGTTGT ggGCGACAAAACTACTTTACTTACTGAAGATGATATAATTGGAATGGAAGAAAGGCCAAATCTTTCTGAGGAACTAAGAAGGTATTCATTCCAACCCTTAGCATTTGTGATGTTGGACCACACATATGCTCAGCCTGCTCAGAAGCAACCTTCAGCAACACCACCCTCAACACCAGTCTCAACAGGACCACCGCCTGCAATCATTTCACCTACATTAACTACATCGCCAATGAGCCCACTGAAGCGAAATTCACCCGTTATCATGTCCACCGCTTCATACGATATGCCTTCGACAGTGCCTACCAGTGTTATTGGAACACCTATACCTGTTTCTTCTATACAAATGCCGACTATGACGTATAAGCCTCAACCGCCGCCGCCACCCGATGACGACGCAGCTTCTGTCATATCTTCGGTAGACGGCGATAGAAAAGCTAATAGAGGTGGTAGTGACACGGAAACAGCTCCAGAAGGGGAGGAAGAAGGCAAGACGAGATGTATCTGCGACTTCACACACGACGACGGTTACATGATTTGTTGTGACCGTTGTGGTGAGTGGCAGCATGTGGATTGTATGGGCATCGACAGACAGAACATACCGGACGCTTACATGTGTGAACTCTGTTTGCCCAGGGCGATAGACCGACGCCATGCACGTGCCATACAGTTAAGGAAAAGAGAAGAACTCAGCGCTCTTGGTGCATCTGATACGGACTCGTCTGAGAGCAGTAAACCTCCAGGACAGCGTCGAAAACGATTACTTACAGTCACTACTTATACAAACACAAGCGGATCATGTGTAACTACTTATAATTCTAATGTACCAGTGCTTCCACCATTGCCGCAACCTTCGTTAACATTACCCAAGCGAGGGCCTAAAAGGCCAAAGAAAACAGAAGTCATAAGAAAAGGCTCTAAGAGGAAACTTTCCGAAAAAAGAGTAAAACGGAAGAAGGAAATGTTATTGAACAGAAGTAAATACAGTTCTGGATTAACGAATCAGTCACATTTCCAAGATTCTTATGAACTGGCTGTTACAAACCATTACAGCCCAGAGTTGAGAGCTAAGATAATGAAGTACAGCAGTAGATTAGGTAATACTCCCAACATGGCGTATGCTATGAGTGCACATTTATGCACCACTGTGCCGCATGCCGGTGGCAAGATATTAATTGCTACAAAGGACTTGAAGGAAAATACACCAGTAATAGAATTACGAGGCAAATACATGTTGTCTAACCAGCACAGACCGCAATTACAGAATTCGGCTCGTGCTGGTAGTCAAAAACCTGGACCTTTCGTATTCTTCTATAGATTACCAAAAGATAACACACAAATATGTATAGACACAAGGACTTATGGCAACGAAGCCAGATTTGTTCGAAGATCATGTAAACCCAATGCTGAATTACAACACTGTATAGTTAAAGGGACATTACATGTTTATTTAGTTACGATTGGAGTAATTCAGTCCAACACAGAAATAACTGTGGGGCATGATGCTGATGGTAGTAAACAGCCTTGTGCTTGCGGAAACCCGAAGCACTGTAAAGTAAATGGTCTAAATACGTTAGCGTCTCGTAAAAGTGTCGACTATCCGCCTAGAGAGAAAAGAAGTCGAAATAGATGCTTTAGTTCTTCTTCACCAGTCTCTCCACCGCACGCTCCCGCCGTTACGACACCAGTTAAAGAATTCACTCCACAAATTGTTCCTGTTAAATCTGAGAAGAAATCACCGCAACAAATCAAACACGAGTACCCTCCTATGTCACCCGTAAAAACAGCTGTGATGGCCTTGAATTTCGATGAACCGCCTAAACCTGAACCAATAGAAGACTTGAAACCTGAAATAGATCTGATAGCTAAAGAAGAAATGAAGCCAGAAGACATTGACGAACCGGACTTCTATAAGGAGGAACCCGTCGAAGAAAAGTTTGAGGGACCCGTCGAGGAATTCAAAAAGGAACCGCCGCCAATTGTGGAGGAACCACCGAAGCCCGTCCCCAAGATAGAAGAGATAGCTCTAAAGCTTGAAAACGAGACGTTTTCTGATGACGAAAAgccagaaaaagaaaaagaagaagaaaagaaacCTAAAGTAGAAGAGCCTAAATTAGAAGAAGACAGGCCGCTGACTAGAGAGTTTATGGCTAAGTCTGCTTGCCACGACCGCTCCTCAAGATCAAGCCGTACGACCTGCGTCAATCACGACTCGTTAGACGACAAGACAGATGATTCTCAGgataaaatacagacaaatagcaaagaaaaagaaaagaggAAAATG ACGCGCGAGGAACGTAAGATGGAAGCTATTATGAAGGCGTTTGAACGCATGGAAAAAGCTGAACAGCGCAAACAAGAGGTTAAAGAAAGGCAAAAGAGACGAGAGTCAGATCCTCACCCTAATGCTAACGACAAGGATGACGATGAAGAAGTTCATAACACTTCTAAAAAACGGAAAAA GCGCAAGGGTCGCGCGCGCACGACATCGCAGTCCAACCGGCGGCGCCTGAACTCTGCGGACAGCGACATGGTGACGTCAGGCGACGAGGCCCCGGCCGCGCCGCTGTCGCCGCCGCGCAGGGCCAGCGCGCTGCCGCTGCGCAGGGACAGCGCGCTGCCGCCGCCCAGCGAACAGCATGAGCGGAACAACGATACCGTCAATGAG GAACTTGGACTGAGCTCCGCGTGCTTATTAGTCGAAGCGGCCGTAGGATCGGTCGAGTCTGCCTTTAAATTaccaaaaacaaagaaaactatgGCGACGGAATGGATCGGAAGATCACCCGAAAGAACACCATCGCCTTATAGGTCACCTTACAGACCTGCCTTAGTTACTGCACCGTCCTTAGAAAGCTTGGTCAGAGTAGCGTCTACAATAATCGGTGATTTAAGTGCTGGACATGACTTAGACCATGAGGAGGATACTAGATTATCCCCGCCTAGAACACCGGGGCGAGACCGAAATAAGCCCCCTAAGAAGGCAAAGAGAATAACAAGAAGTACACCACCTACGGAAGTCACTGAAGTTGTCGCGCCAGTCATACCTCAACATAGTGCCAAGAAGAGATGGTTGAGACAAGCTATCAGCGAGGAGAGTGACTCTCCTTCAGCAGGTTGGTACTCAA ACGTATTTGTTTCAGAATCGCCACCCAACGAAATGGTCACCCCATTGAAAAAGAGACGGTTAGCAAGAGAATCGCTGTCTTGTGAACAGAACACAATAGTGCCT TGTAATGACGAAACCTCGCCTATTTTAACATCAGAAGACTCTCCAGTCAAAGATGATGTGCAAGCATTAACGCGGCAATATAAAGTCAGAAATATTATGGATAGTATTTACGGTAGAGATAGAACTCGCTCGGACAGTGGTCAGGGTTCCGATGACCAGTGCAATATGGACAATGAAATGTTAAACATGAACATCAAGGGCCCTCACGACAGTGAAAACATTAGAAGAATAATAGGAGTGCCCACGCCGGAAGACGAAATGCCACCTGAAATAACTAAACCAGAGgacatcaaaacaaataataacaatgttgAACTGGACGAAAGCAATTACAATAAAGTTGTGCCAATGGAAATAGATACTACAATACCAGCGCAGCCAAAAATTCAGGAGTCTATCGACGCTAGCATAGACGTCAAGGGAATTGAGAGCCCCAACGATAAACTGAACAGCTGTCAGTCGGCAGACACGAGCGGGAACTCGTCACCCCAGCGCGATGAGATGGACgatatacagaaaaaaatacactccTTTCACAcagaaaacatacaaatacttaaaagcagaaataaaaaacctaaagaaaaacgaaagaAAGTCAATCTGAACTTCGATCTCAATATGGTTGACGATCAGATCAGTATTCAACTTAGAACGGAAAACGACTCGAATTCAAAGTCGATAGAGATCAATGGAGACATTCATGACGAAATGAGCAATTCTGTTCATGATGACGTCAAACTGCATGTATCTCCTGAGAATATACCTTTACCGCCTGTCGAGTCGATACCACTCCCCGCGCCAGAAAACATCCCGCTACCCGAGGAGCCCAGCCCCATGCCTGTGATACCGCCGCCAGAGACCATCCCATTGCCGGAGGAGCCTATGAAGCCGGTCAAAGCGATACGGCCAGCAACCCCCGTAGAAAGCCCAGAGAAAGTCGACAAGCCCTTCTCAATCGACAGGCCGTCCGTGTTAGAAAACTCAACTCTACCCTTTTCGTCGCGTTTCAGTTCGACTGGTCTCTTCTCCGGTATTTTCAGCAATATGTCTCAATCTTTTAATATGGACAGTTCAATAAACGAGAACGTACCAAACATGTCTATAATAAAGAGTGCAATAGATAGGACTACAAGTTTAGATAGTAGTTTGTTTGACAAGGACAGTATTACACGAGCTGACGAACTGAAGAACGTCCAAGAGATTTTAACGCGAGTGAACAATATGGACTCAAATAACAGTGTGATATTATCGGGAGTGTTGAACAGTTCTAACAAGGCGAGCCTGCTGGCGCCGTCGCCCAAGCCGCTGGGCAAGCCCTACTGCCCGCGCAACAACGACCCCAGACTGAACCCTCCGCCTGTTGAAAAACCCAAACCAGTCAGAAGGAAG CTCTCTATAACGGAGTACCGCAAGCGGCACAAAGGCGGGTGCGTGGAGGAGGGCGGCGGCGGGTCGTCGAGCGAGGCGGGCGAGGCGGGGtcgggcggcgaggcgggcgaGGCGGCGCCCGAGTGGTCGTCCGAGTCGTCGGGCGCCGCCTCGCTGTCGCCGCAGCGCCTGGACGCCGCCGCGCAGGCCGCCGCCGACGAGCTCGAGCAGCGACTGCATCGCGAGCTCGCAGCCGACCACATGCCCAAAG GTGTCTTCGACGCGCAACCAACAGCCTCGGAGCGACAACGGGAGAACCTCAGTTCGCGATTACGGCGGGAGTTCGGCCTTGCCTTGCCCGATGACGAAGAGGCGAGGCCGCCTACCGAAAACACCGGTATGTCCACTTGGAGACATAACGGGGCCGTTGTGGGACATAGCTCTAACAGTTTGGGACAAAATGACGTATTCGATATTAGAATAGGTCATACCAGCGACAGGCATTATGCGCATGCAAGCCACGCTGGTGAACCATCCAATTATCCCGAGGATCCCTGGGGACAACACTATAAAAGTTTGGAGCAAATGGAAAACTCAGTTGATAACCAGtggaataataatatgtatagcACGGCTTATGGTTACAAGACTGGAGTTAAGGGGTTAAAGTGGGGGAGGAGGGGTGTATAA